The DNA region ATAATTTCATCTGGAACCAGTTCTCCCTTTTCCAAATAAATTTGGGCTTTTTTTCCAAGAGGAGTCCCTTCTTTGACGGCTTGTCTTAAAATATCTCCGGTAGAGATTTGAGGTATGTTATAGGTTTTGGAAAATAATTTGGCCTGTGTCCCTTTACCGGCTCCCGGGGGGCCCATGAAAATTAGGTTCATTTAACGGCCGCCCGCTGCCTATTGTTTAGTAAAGACGTTACCTATGACTTCTCTACAGACAACGGACAACGGACAACAGACAATGGACCACGGATAGTCCTCCTACCTTCTTCCTCGAAGCCTTCCTTTTTTCATAAAACCTTCATAATGCCGAGTCAAGAGATGGGACTCGATTTGCTGTACGGTATCCAGGGCAACACCTACAACGATTAAAAGGGCCGTACCTCCAAAGAAGAAAGGAACATTCATGGTTGTTATCAGAAGTTCAGGAAGTATGGCAATCAAGGCCAGGAAGATAGCTCCGGCTAAAGTAATTCGCGTAAGTACCGAATCAATATACAGGGCGGTTTTCTTTCCAGGTCGCACGCCTGGAATAAAACCTCCATACTTTTTCATATTATCTGCCAGATCGGTTGGATTAAAAATGATGGCCGTATAGAAGTAGCAGAAGAAAATGATAAAGGCTGCATATAGAACGGTGTGGAGCATATGACCGGGAGATAGATTCTCTGCGATGGCCTGGGTCCAGGGATGTTTAATAAATCGAGCTATCGTTGCCGGAAATACAATGATGGACGAAGCAAAGATAACGGGAATAACGCCCGGGGTATTTACACGGAGAGGAATATGGGTATTCTGACCCCCGTAGATTTTTCTCCCAACGACGCGTTTGGCATATTGAACAGGTATTTTTCTTACCGCTTGTTGCATCACGACCACGGCTGCTACCACAAAAATGATAAGTACTAAAATTCCCAGGATAGAAAAAATTTTCATCTCTCCGATCTGGATCCGCTCGATCGTTAAGAATATTGCGGAAGGAAGTCTATCGACGATACCTGCAAAAATGATGAGCGAAATGCCATTTCCAATTCCCCGTTCCGTGATTTGTTCCCCAAGCCACATAAGGAATGCCGTACCGGCTGTGAGTGTAAGAACCGTTACGAACCGGAAGCTCCAACCAGGATAAGGAACCACAGGAGCTCCACCCTGGCTATGCATTCCTTCTAAACCAAAGCTGATTCCTAGGGCCTGGATAGCACTTAGAACCACCGTTCCATATCGGGTATACTGGGTGATCTTTTTCCTTCCCTGTTCACCTTCCTTAGCCAGCCTTTCCAAATAGGGTACAACTACCGTTAAAAGCTGAAGAATAATAGAAGCACTGATATACGGCATAATCCCTAAAGCAAAGATTGTTAGCCTTCCCAGTGCTCCTCCCGAGAACATATCTACAAATCCTAAGATTGTA from Candidatus Limnocylindrales bacterium includes:
- the secY gene encoding preprotein translocase subunit SecY, with the protein product MLQVVQNIFKVPELKRRILITLALLVVYRIGSHIPTPGIDGVALSEFFARQKDTILGFVDMFSGGALGRLTIFALGIMPYISASIILQLLTVVVPYLERLAKEGEQGRKKITQYTRYGTVVLSAIQALGISFGLEGMHSQGGAPVVPYPGWSFRFVTVLTLTAGTAFLMWLGEQITERGIGNGISLIIFAGIVDRLPSAIFLTIERIQIGEMKIFSILGILVLIIFVVAAVVVMQQAVRKIPVQYAKRVVGRKIYGGQNTHIPLRVNTPGVIPVIFASSIIVFPATIARFIKHPWTQAIAENLSPGHMLHTVLYAAFIIFFCYFYTAIIFNPTDLADNMKKYGGFIPGVRPGKKTALYIDSVLTRITLAGAIFLALIAILPELLITTMNVPFFFGGTALLIVVGVALDTVQQIESHLLTRHYEGFMKKGRLRGRR